A region from the Catellatospora sp. TT07R-123 genome encodes:
- a CDS encoding sulfite exporter TauE/SafE family protein, with protein sequence MRRALAFTAAAWAVLTATATPAAAHPLGNLSVNQYAQLSIGADAVNVDYVLDMAELAAFQVIRRDVDTDHDGTGSAAESSAYARHACTGVATTSELSIAGRRSHPAVQTATLTLPPGTAGLATLRLECRLSVPAHVERDTQISYRFGQYTDRSGWREMTVVADGVQLVDSTAPATSVSEKLTRYPTSALQQQPDVSYATATVRPGEGPRAADAGPVAAAGVTGRVDRLTTAFTDLVAARQLTLGFAMLALLVALALGAAHAVAPGHGKLMMAAYLVNERGTLRQAMSVAGTVVATHTAGVVALGLLLTTGLHFAPQRIYTWLTIASAVVVCAVGVTLLRRAVTNWRHHRHHEHTHAHPDEQHGHSHDHGHHDDRHSRPGHTHGHHGHGHHHDHNHGHSHDLSHGHAHHHGPHAGGFSVRGVLAMGLAGGLTPSPSAVIVLLGAVALGRAWYGLLLVIAYGIGMALTLIGAGIGIMRLRERLERDPRQWMTHPAWRILPVLTSALVVIVGMGVAVKALMI encoded by the coding sequence ATGAGGCGCGCTCTCGCCTTCACCGCCGCGGCCTGGGCCGTGCTCACCGCCACAGCAACCCCGGCCGCGGCTCATCCGCTGGGCAACCTCAGCGTCAACCAGTACGCCCAGCTGAGTATCGGTGCCGACGCGGTGAACGTCGACTACGTGCTGGACATGGCTGAGCTGGCCGCCTTCCAGGTGATCCGCCGTGACGTCGACACCGACCACGACGGCACCGGCTCCGCCGCCGAGAGCAGCGCCTACGCGCGCCACGCCTGCACCGGTGTCGCCACGACCTCCGAGCTGTCCATCGCCGGGCGTCGCTCACATCCGGCGGTCCAAACCGCCACCCTCACCCTGCCCCCGGGGACGGCGGGGCTGGCCACGCTGCGCCTGGAATGCCGGCTGTCCGTGCCGGCGCATGTCGAGCGCGACACGCAGATCTCGTACCGGTTCGGCCAGTACACCGACCGCAGCGGCTGGCGCGAGATGACCGTCGTGGCCGACGGTGTGCAGCTGGTCGACTCCACCGCACCGGCCACCAGTGTCAGCGAGAAACTCACCCGGTATCCGACGTCGGCACTGCAGCAGCAGCCCGATGTCAGCTACGCCACCGCCACCGTACGGCCGGGTGAGGGCCCGCGTGCCGCTGATGCCGGCCCGGTTGCCGCCGCCGGAGTCACCGGCCGCGTCGACCGCCTCACCACCGCCTTCACCGACCTGGTGGCAGCCCGGCAGCTCACCCTCGGGTTCGCCATGCTGGCGCTGCTCGTCGCGCTGGCGCTGGGCGCCGCGCACGCCGTCGCACCCGGACACGGCAAACTGATGATGGCCGCCTACCTCGTCAACGAACGCGGCACCCTGCGCCAGGCGATGTCGGTGGCCGGCACCGTCGTGGCGACCCACACCGCCGGCGTCGTGGCCCTGGGCCTGCTGCTCACCACCGGACTGCACTTCGCCCCACAACGGATCTACACCTGGCTGACGATCGCCAGCGCCGTCGTCGTCTGCGCCGTCGGTGTGACGCTGCTGCGCCGCGCGGTGACCAACTGGCGCCACCACCGCCACCACGAGCACACTCACGCTCACCCCGACGAACAACACGGCCACAGTCATGATCATGGTCACCACGACGACCGACACAGCCGTCCAGGCCACACCCATGGGCACCACGGTCACGGTCACCATCACGACCACAACCACGGACACAGTCACGACCTCAGCCACGGTCACGCTCATCACCACGGGCCGCATGCCGGCGGATTCAGCGTCCGCGGGGTACTGGCCATGGGCCTCGCGGGTGGCCTGACACCCAGCCCGTCGGCGGTGATCGTCCTACTCGGCGCGGTCGCCCTCGGCCGGGCCTGGTACGGCCTGCTGCTCGTGATCGCGTACGGCATCGGCATGGCCCTGACCCTCATCGGCGCGGGCATCGGCATCATGCGCCTGCGCGAACGTCTCGAACGAGACCCGCGCCAATGGATGACCCACCCGGCGTGGCGGATCCTGCCGGTGCTCACCTCCGCCCTCGTCGTCATCGTCGGTATGGGTGTGGCGGTCAAGGCGCTCATGATCTGA
- a CDS encoding NAD(P)/FAD-dependent oxidoreductase: MTAAATGHVVIVGAGLAGLSTAEALRAGGHSGLVTLIGAEAALPYDRPPLSKEVLRGERPSTALRTEAWFAEQNIELLTGTTVTGIDPDRGVVELPDRQLSADVIVLATGGTPRELPAGVNTLPAGHAAVHQLRTADDCRRLSECMRPGQRLVVVGAGLIGAEATACAVTRGCQVSMVAHRELPLAAAIGVEAAALLHHRHTTHGVAVHQAGVTHISAADDGTIRVGLSTGRILAADALLVGIGIAADTALAQSAGIAVDNGILVDARQRTSHQRVLAVGDACRRRGPDGQPMPRIEHWDHALRSGQTAAATILGAPEQPSRAPWFWSDRYDIHLEMVGHLDPSAEAATRLHTDDALSVFYLRDGFCVAAVTVNQPLDTRAAQRLIDQHIAVTAAQLTDPAVSLRQLVRG, encoded by the coding sequence ATGACCGCCGCGGCGACCGGGCATGTGGTCATAGTCGGCGCCGGTCTTGCCGGGCTGAGCACCGCGGAGGCGCTTCGCGCGGGCGGACACTCAGGTCTTGTCACGCTCATCGGGGCCGAGGCCGCCCTGCCCTATGACCGGCCGCCGCTGAGCAAGGAGGTACTGCGCGGTGAGCGGCCCTCCACCGCGTTGCGAACCGAAGCCTGGTTCGCCGAGCAGAACATCGAGCTGCTCACCGGGACCACGGTCACCGGTATCGACCCTGACCGCGGTGTCGTCGAACTGCCCGACCGGCAACTGAGCGCTGATGTGATCGTACTGGCGACCGGCGGCACTCCCCGGGAGTTACCGGCCGGCGTCAACACCCTGCCGGCTGGCCACGCCGCGGTGCATCAGCTGAGGACGGCCGACGACTGCCGACGGCTGAGCGAGTGCATGCGTCCGGGACAGCGGCTGGTGGTGGTCGGCGCCGGGCTGATCGGCGCCGAAGCCACCGCCTGCGCCGTCACCCGCGGCTGCCAGGTGAGCATGGTCGCCCATCGTGAGCTGCCGCTGGCGGCAGCCATCGGCGTTGAGGCCGCCGCCCTGCTGCACCACCGGCACACCACGCACGGCGTCGCCGTGCACCAGGCTGGCGTGACGCACATCAGTGCGGCCGACGACGGCACGATCCGGGTCGGACTGTCCACCGGTCGCATCCTGGCCGCCGACGCGCTGCTCGTCGGCATCGGCATCGCCGCCGATACGGCGCTGGCTCAGTCGGCCGGGATCGCCGTCGACAACGGCATCCTGGTCGACGCTCGCCAGCGCACCAGTCACCAGCGGGTCCTGGCCGTCGGGGACGCCTGCCGCCGACGCGGCCCCGACGGGCAGCCGATGCCGCGTATCGAGCACTGGGACCATGCCCTGCGCAGCGGCCAGACCGCCGCCGCGACCATCCTGGGCGCCCCCGAGCAGCCGTCGCGGGCGCCGTGGTTCTGGTCTGACCGCTACGACATCCACCTGGAGATGGTCGGCCACCTTGACCCGTCGGCCGAAGCGGCGACACGTCTGCACACCGACGACGCGCTCAGCGTCTTCTATCTGCGTGACGGGTTCTGCGTCGCCGCCGTCACCGTCAACCAGCCCTTGGACACCCGCGCCGCCCAGCGTCTCATCGACCAGCACATCGCCGTCACCGCCGCCCAGCTCACCGACCCGGCGGTGTCGCTACGGCAACTCGTCCGGGGCTAG
- a CDS encoding non-heme iron oxygenase ferredoxin subunit produces MTSASADGIRVCGATEVPDGEARLVPAKLTGWRDDIALFHDGDGFFALDDTCTHEQASLAEGWVENGEVECPAHQSRFDLRTGKVTCLPATRDTCPHRVEARDGDLWLYPGQPPTTP; encoded by the coding sequence ATGACTAGCGCATCAGCAGATGGAATCCGGGTCTGCGGGGCGACCGAGGTGCCCGACGGCGAAGCCCGCCTCGTACCGGCCAAGCTCACGGGCTGGCGCGACGACATAGCCCTGTTCCATGACGGAGACGGGTTCTTCGCCCTCGACGACACCTGCACCCATGAGCAGGCTTCCCTGGCCGAAGGCTGGGTGGAGAACGGCGAGGTCGAGTGCCCGGCCCACCAGAGCCGCTTCGACCTGCGTACCGGCAAGGTCACGTGCCTGCCGGCGACCCGCGACACCTGCCCGCACCGCGTCGAGGCCCGCGACGGCGACCTGTGGTTGTACCCGGGCCAGCCACCGACCACACCATGA
- a CDS encoding TetR/AcrR family transcriptional regulator C-terminal domain-containing protein → MRTVVGELGVGTMSLYRYVADRIRDAVTCHGAMIPLLLAHRHSSPGVMRCGEALLDILARTGLGPADRLIAYRALLAYLAGALAAQDLHPPHTDEAVGPNIPDGYPRLAQASAAGHAISPDDEFRGGLHLFLNGLRQPPSPVTGAGHVA, encoded by the coding sequence ATGCGCACCGTCGTCGGCGAACTCGGGGTCGGCACGATGTCCTTGTACCGCTACGTCGCCGACCGCATCCGCGACGCGGTCACCTGCCACGGCGCGATGATCCCGCTGCTACTTGCCCACCGGCACTCCAGTCCCGGCGTGATGCGGTGCGGTGAGGCACTGCTGGACATCCTTGCGCGCACCGGCCTCGGCCCCGCCGACCGACTGATCGCCTACCGCGCCCTGTTGGCCTACCTGGCCGGCGCCCTGGCCGCCCAGGATCTGCATCCGCCGCACACCGACGAAGCAGTGGGGCCGAACATCCCCGACGGCTACCCCCGCTTGGCACAGGCATCAGCGGCCGGACATGCCATAAGCCCCGACGACGAGTTCCGCGGCGGGCTGCACCTGTTCCTCAATGGCCTGAGACAGCCGCCGAGCCCCGTGACCGGTGCCGGTCACGTCGCATGA
- a CDS encoding HAD family hydrolase: MQRLALFDLDNTLVDRDEAFHRWAAGFCDDHGLPPAACAWLVSIDGGGFVPRDRFFGEVRGRFGLAASVDHLWADYRQQMPELVSCRPAVLDMLTGLRRQGWRMAIVTNGRADGQLGKIRRTGLDRHVDAWAVSGELGIRKPARELFEAAARGCGLELADGGWAVGDSPTLDVEGGRGAGLATVWISRGMTWPPELSPPDQVCGAVEEVEGVLSGGRPGGMPVG, encoded by the coding sequence GTGCAGAGACTGGCGCTCTTCGATCTCGACAACACGTTGGTGGACCGGGATGAGGCGTTTCACCGTTGGGCGGCCGGGTTCTGCGACGACCACGGCCTGCCCCCTGCCGCCTGCGCCTGGCTGGTCTCCATCGACGGAGGCGGCTTCGTGCCGCGGGACCGGTTCTTCGGTGAGGTGAGAGGGCGGTTCGGACTTGCCGCATCCGTTGATCACTTGTGGGCCGACTACCGGCAGCAGATGCCGGAGCTGGTCAGCTGCCGGCCTGCTGTCCTGGACATGCTGACCGGCCTGCGGCGGCAGGGATGGCGGATGGCCATCGTGACGAACGGCCGGGCCGACGGGCAGCTCGGCAAGATCCGTCGTACCGGGCTGGACCGGCATGTGGATGCCTGGGCAGTCTCGGGTGAGCTGGGGATCAGGAAGCCCGCCCGGGAGCTGTTCGAAGCTGCCGCTCGCGGATGCGGCCTGGAGTTGGCCGACGGTGGCTGGGCTGTGGGAGACAGTCCGACGCTGGACGTGGAGGGTGGCCGCGGGGCGGGACTTGCCACCGTCTGGATCAGCAGGGGAATGACGTGGCCGCCCGAACTGAGCCCGCCCGACCAGGTCTGCGGCGCGGTGGAGGAGGTCGAGGGCGTGCTGTCCGGCGGCAGACCGGGGGGCATGCCGGTCGGATGA
- a CDS encoding VOC family protein produces MTLDCADPQALAGFYGALTGMRELFSSDGFVALTDGSGCDLGFQRVDGYRAPQWPGQDVPQQFHLDFRADDLDAMEELALELGAAKPAHQPGDGRWRVLLDPAGHPFCLTSS; encoded by the coding sequence GTGACTTTGGACTGTGCCGACCCGCAGGCGCTGGCGGGCTTCTACGGTGCACTGACCGGAATGCGCGAGCTCTTCAGTTCGGACGGGTTCGTCGCGCTGACGGACGGCTCCGGCTGTGATCTGGGATTCCAGCGGGTTGACGGATACCGGGCTCCGCAGTGGCCGGGTCAGGACGTGCCACAACAGTTCCACCTGGATTTCCGCGCCGACGACCTCGATGCGATGGAGGAACTGGCGCTGGAACTCGGCGCGGCCAAACCGGCCCATCAGCCCGGCGACGGACGCTGGCGGGTACTGCTGGATCCGGCTGGCCACCCCTTCTGCCTGACGTCTTCCTGA
- a CDS encoding DUF6882 domain-containing protein encodes MHVATGLARQLALGDLIGERGWQLDLADGTVTFGDDLRYQVQLLGTENHDDGSWLWAWANEASSLPPALLHLCGWLREYGQRQGLAELTEPTFALQRADGHRLALLASGLTGRCYYRGPYDGGAVFFHLDDAPPEITEPVRPERALSVLGQVLQSFPVDHRIAVESFLHQQSWRLDSAPTSVTAQHVDGSTLRVDFDALGRVSNMSGTVSP; translated from the coding sequence GTGCATGTCGCCACCGGGCTGGCCCGCCAGCTGGCGCTGGGCGACCTGATCGGCGAGCGCGGCTGGCAACTCGACCTGGCCGACGGCACCGTGACGTTCGGTGACGATCTGCGGTATCAGGTGCAGCTTCTCGGCACGGAGAACCACGACGACGGCAGCTGGCTGTGGGCGTGGGCCAACGAGGCGAGCAGCCTTCCGCCTGCGCTGCTGCACCTGTGCGGCTGGCTGCGCGAGTACGGTCAGCGCCAGGGGCTCGCCGAGCTCACCGAGCCCACGTTCGCGCTCCAGCGCGCCGACGGCCACCGCCTCGCGCTGCTGGCCTCCGGCCTGACCGGCCGGTGCTACTACCGCGGCCCGTACGACGGTGGCGCGGTCTTCTTCCACCTCGACGACGCCCCGCCGGAGATCACCGAACCGGTCCGGCCGGAACGCGCGTTGAGTGTCCTGGGCCAGGTCCTTCAGAGCTTCCCGGTCGATCACCGCATCGCCGTGGAGTCGTTCCTGCACCAGCAGTCGTGGCGCCTGGACTCGGCGCCCACGTCGGTGACCGCCCAGCACGTCGACGGCTCCACCCTGCGCGTCGACTTCGACGCCCTGGGCCGCGTCAGCAACATGTCGGGCACGGTCAGCCCGTAG
- a CDS encoding FG-GAP-like repeat-containing protein: MTIVDAMCNSPAVDRDLTPIRDQVWERMRVRRRLLRALLPLLGIIVMSGMVVTPAQAASRYIEGPWYGEEVAYYCGPAAVQMAIARRYGWGPPPETQFNLAVMLDVYHTPVVWDWGMPSAEQSVPILNWFNGTSFYHYWPTIDGFDSIEDVIGFADNVRYSIDNDYPVVVNLKIEPNDPHPPNYPVRSTSIYHYVTIVGYNNDNFTIADPAGSGGADGVLNDYGWGLVPKEWTASAGMLADLLYTGYAAGDSPDNPALPSWDPPPFDPGEYNEHPQTPPPPPKPAAVGRLGDFNGDGKKDVAALNLSGDGLWIHRNTSTPGHPSLAAGQSVSTGWGVVSDLMVADYDGDGKDDIVGRFNGTLAVWRSTSTATTFSFTYKSLGTGWDAYSRILPIADFDGDGKKDVAALNLAGDGLWVHRNTSTPGSPSMAGGQSISAGWAVVNSLTTADYDGDGKSDIVGRFDGTLAVWRSTGTASAFSFAYGSVGTGWNDYGKILPIADFNGDGKKDVGALNHAGDGLWIHRNSSTPGNPTPLSGGQSVSVGWAVVNYLMASDFDGDGKEDLIGRFDGTLAVWRSTSTATTFSFSYGGVGTGWDNYDKILSTAPLV; the protein is encoded by the coding sequence GTGACGATCGTGGATGCGATGTGCAATAGTCCTGCCGTTGATCGTGACCTAACCCCTATCCGCGATCAGGTCTGGGAGCGCATGCGAGTCCGAAGAAGATTGTTGCGCGCACTGTTGCCGCTGCTGGGAATCATCGTCATGTCGGGCATGGTCGTCACGCCCGCGCAGGCCGCGTCGAGGTATATAGAGGGCCCTTGGTACGGCGAGGAGGTCGCCTACTATTGCGGCCCGGCCGCGGTGCAGATGGCGATAGCCAGAAGGTACGGCTGGGGTCCACCGCCGGAGACCCAGTTCAACCTCGCGGTCATGCTGGACGTCTACCACACGCCAGTGGTGTGGGACTGGGGCATGCCGAGCGCCGAGCAATCGGTACCGATTCTCAACTGGTTCAACGGCACGAGTTTCTACCACTACTGGCCGACCATCGATGGGTTCGACAGCATCGAGGACGTCATCGGGTTCGCCGACAACGTCCGCTACAGCATCGACAATGACTACCCTGTGGTGGTCAACCTGAAGATCGAGCCGAATGATCCGCATCCGCCGAACTATCCCGTGCGGAGCACCTCGATCTACCATTATGTGACGATCGTCGGCTATAACAACGACAACTTCACGATCGCCGATCCGGCCGGAAGCGGCGGAGCGGACGGGGTCCTGAACGACTACGGCTGGGGCCTGGTGCCCAAGGAGTGGACCGCTTCGGCGGGAATGCTCGCCGATCTCCTTTACACCGGTTATGCGGCGGGCGACTCTCCGGACAATCCCGCCCTACCCAGCTGGGACCCGCCTCCCTTCGATCCGGGGGAGTACAACGAACACCCTCAGACACCGCCGCCTCCACCGAAGCCTGCCGCCGTAGGCCGGCTGGGTGACTTCAACGGCGACGGCAAGAAGGACGTCGCTGCGCTCAACCTGTCCGGCGACGGGCTGTGGATCCATCGCAACACGAGCACGCCAGGCCATCCCTCTTTGGCGGCTGGCCAGTCCGTATCCACGGGCTGGGGCGTGGTGAGCGACCTGATGGTGGCTGACTACGACGGTGACGGAAAGGACGACATCGTCGGCAGGTTCAACGGAACCCTGGCGGTCTGGCGCAGTACCAGCACCGCGACAACATTCTCGTTCACGTACAAGAGCCTGGGTACGGGGTGGGACGCGTACAGCAGGATCCTGCCGATCGCGGACTTCGACGGCGATGGCAAGAAGGATGTCGCCGCGCTCAATCTGGCCGGTGACGGGCTGTGGGTCCATCGCAACACCAGCACACCGGGCAGCCCGTCGATGGCCGGCGGACAGTCGATCTCGGCGGGCTGGGCAGTGGTCAACAGCCTGACGACCGCAGATTATGACGGCGACGGCAAGTCTGACATCGTGGGCCGCTTCGATGGGACCCTGGCGGTTTGGCGCAGCACCGGCACCGCCAGCGCCTTCTCGTTCGCCTATGGGAGCGTGGGCACGGGCTGGAACGACTACGGCAAGATTCTCCCGATTGCCGACTTCAACGGCGACGGCAAGAAGGACGTCGGTGCGCTGAATCACGCCGGTGACGGGCTGTGGATCCATCGCAATAGCAGCACACCGGGCAACCCGACCCCGTTGAGCGGCGGCCAGTCAGTCTCCGTCGGGTGGGCGGTCGTCAACTACCTGATGGCTTCGGACTTCGACGGAGACGGCAAGGAGGACCTCATCGGCCGCTTTGACGGGACCCTGGCGGTCTGGCGCAGCACGAGCACCGCGACCACCTTCTCGTTCAGCTACGGCGGCGTGGGCACAGGCTGGGACAACTACGACAAGATCCTCAGTACGGCCCCGCTCGTCTGA
- a CDS encoding PH domain-containing protein, with protein MLRTWNVSLPARIFGVVSVIAGVLMFVAVIITVVGYGEPVDGAQLGALALGSLFIIAPLLATLRPRVTLTDTELIVRNPMRTYQVALADVASVDNGYSGLVVVLRDDTKLQVWAVQKSNLARLLNRQTRSDEVAAAIRTQAQAVRQKPGRRTGSAK; from the coding sequence ATGCTGCGCACCTGGAACGTCTCGCTGCCCGCCCGGATCTTCGGAGTGGTGTCCGTCATCGCGGGCGTCCTGATGTTCGTGGCGGTGATCATCACGGTGGTCGGGTACGGCGAGCCGGTCGACGGCGCACAGCTGGGCGCGCTGGCCCTGGGGTCGCTGTTCATCATCGCGCCGCTGCTGGCGACGCTGCGGCCCCGGGTGACCCTGACCGACACCGAGCTGATCGTGCGCAACCCCATGCGGACGTACCAGGTCGCGCTGGCCGACGTTGCGAGCGTGGACAACGGCTACTCCGGGCTGGTGGTGGTCCTGCGCGACGACACGAAGCTCCAGGTGTGGGCGGTGCAGAAGTCGAACCTGGCCCGCCTGCTGAACCGGCAGACCCGCTCCGACGAGGTGGCCGCGGCGATCCGCACCCAGGCGCAGGCCGTACGGCAGAAGCCGGGCCGCCGCACCGGCTCCGCCAAGTGA